From the Thermus hydrothermalis genome, the window GGTCACCTGGATCTCCACCGGGACCTTCTCGCCCTTAAGGATGCGCACCTCGTCCACCGCCAGGGCGCTGATGGAGTGGATGTCAATGCTCCCCAGGGCGAAGGCCTTCCGCCCCCGGCCCTTGGTGATGTCCGTGCCGTCCGCCACGGCGGTGATGCCCGCCTCTATGGTGAGGGGCTCGGGGGAGAGGTCGTGGCTGTAGATGCTATGGAGCATCAGGGCCCTTAAGGCGGTGCGTTGCTCGGGGTCTGGGTAGATCTTTTCCAGGATGCGGTTCAGGATGGGCAGGGCCAAGGAAACCCCGAAGGCCTCGTGGTGGTCCCGGTGCACCTGGTTGCCCAGGTCGTGGAGCATGGTGGAGAGGAGGACCACCACATAAGCGTCCTCCAGCTCCCCCGCCCCGGACTCGAGGGTGTCCAGGCGCACCCCCGCCTCCGCCAAGAGGCCCAGGATGGCCACGCTGGCCGCCCCGGTGAGGAGGGCATGGACCCGGCCGTGGTCGTTGTAGCCCAGCTTGCGCATGGTGATGTAGTTGGCCATGTTCCAGCCAGCCCGGGCCTCGGGATCTTGGATCAAGAGCTCGTACGCCCTAAGCGCCTTGGGGAAAGGCCTGAGGCGCTCCCGGATGGCCTGGTCGGCCTCGGCGTAGAGCTTGGCCTTGGGGCTAGCTACGTGGACCACGCGTTCTCCCGTCATGCGCACCCCTCACCTTACACCGGGCCCTGCAAAAGGAAAGGGGCTCACTCCCCTTTGAACTCCGGCGCCCGCTTTTCCAGGAAAGCCCGCACCCCCTCCTTCATGTCCTCCGTGGCGGCGGCGTAGCCGAAGAGGTCCGCCTCAATCTCCAAGGCCTCCGCCAGGTCCAGCCCCTCGCCCCGCACCACGCTCTCCTTGGCCAGGGCCAGGGCGATGGGGGCGTTTTTCAGGATCTTCTGGGCGAGCTTCTTGGCCTCTTCCAGGGCGTCCTCCCCCACCCGGTTCACCAAGCCCAAAAGGAGC encodes:
- a CDS encoding phosphohydrolase; this encodes MTGERVVHVASPKAKLYAEADQAIRERLRPFPKALRAYELLIQDPEARAGWNMANYITMRKLGYNDHGRVHALLTGAASVAILGLLAEAGVRLDTLESGAGELEDAYVVVLLSTMLHDLGNQVHRDHHEAFGVSLALPILNRILEKIYPDPEQRTALRALMLHSIYSHDLSPEPLTIEAGITAVADGTDITKGRGRKAFALGSIDIHSISALAVDEVRILKGEKVPVEIQVTMNNSAGIFQVEETLTKKVLRSPLRPYVTVVAMTEPNGAQDQRIVHRVRLHETEDRFVLD